One Desulfonatronovibrio hydrogenovorans DSM 9292 DNA segment encodes these proteins:
- the rd gene encoding rubredoxin produces MEKWICEICGYVYDPAEGDPDNGIPAGTRFEDLPAEWVCPVCGATKDDFVKEA; encoded by the coding sequence ATGGAAAAATGGATTTGTGAAATCTGCGGCTATGTTTACGATCCTGCTGAAGGCGATCCGGACAACGGCATACCAGCAGGAACCAGGTTTGAAGACCTGCCTGCTGAATGGGTTTGTCCTGTTTGCGGTGCCACCAAGGACGATTTTGTCAAGGAAGCCTGA
- a CDS encoding PFL family protein — translation MLTHKEVLSTIEMVKNEHLDVRTITLGISLFDCASDSLDRFLDNVRHKIVSRAGDLVKVCDQVGEKYGISVVNKRISISPVAVAGAPFNSEGMVKIARTLDLTAQEVGIDFIGGFSALVEKGIARGDLALIKSLPQALTETSRVCASINVASTKAGINMDAVYLMAKTIKKAAQLTSDRDGLACAKLCVFSNIPQDVPFMAGAYLGVGEPDSVINVGVSGPGVVKKAIDRALETNPDCDLGCLAEVIKKTAFKVTRAGELIGREVAASLGVKFGILDLSLAPTPNIGDSVGEIFESLGLEAIGAPGSTAALAMLNDAVKKGGAFASSYVGGLSGAFIPVSEDLNIAQAAARGILSLSKLEAMTSVCSVGLDMVALPGDTSPETIAGIIADEMAIGVINRKTTAARLIPVPGKKAGETARFGGLLGEATIISPGPGHSDNTFVTKGGLIPAPLQSLNN, via the coding sequence ATGCTTACTCATAAGGAAGTTCTTTCCACCATAGAAATGGTCAAAAACGAACACCTGGATGTTCGGACCATCACCCTTGGGATTTCTCTGTTTGATTGCGCCTCTGATTCTCTGGACAGATTCCTGGACAATGTCCGGCATAAAATCGTGTCCAGGGCCGGTGACCTGGTCAAGGTATGCGACCAGGTGGGGGAAAAGTACGGGATATCCGTGGTCAACAAACGCATCTCCATCAGTCCTGTTGCCGTTGCCGGAGCCCCGTTCAATTCGGAAGGCATGGTCAAGATCGCCCGGACCCTGGATTTGACTGCCCAGGAGGTTGGCATAGATTTTATCGGCGGTTTTTCCGCCCTGGTTGAAAAAGGCATTGCCCGGGGCGATCTGGCCCTGATCAAATCTTTGCCCCAGGCCCTGACTGAAACCAGCCGGGTCTGCGCATCCATAAATGTCGCCTCTACAAAAGCAGGCATTAATATGGACGCTGTCTACCTGATGGCTAAAACCATCAAAAAAGCTGCCCAGCTTACCAGCGACAGAGACGGCCTGGCCTGCGCCAAACTCTGTGTCTTTTCCAATATTCCCCAGGATGTGCCCTTTATGGCTGGAGCCTACCTGGGTGTAGGCGAACCGGATTCAGTCATCAATGTAGGTGTCAGTGGGCCGGGTGTGGTCAAAAAAGCAATTGACAGGGCCCTGGAAACAAACCCTGACTGCGACCTGGGTTGCCTGGCTGAAGTAATCAAAAAAACAGCTTTCAAGGTCACCCGGGCTGGAGAGCTTATTGGCAGGGAAGTAGCTGCAAGCCTTGGGGTTAAGTTTGGAATACTGGATCTGTCCCTGGCCCCCACCCCCAATATCGGGGACAGTGTCGGAGAAATTTTTGAATCACTGGGACTTGAAGCCATAGGAGCCCCGGGAAGCACTGCAGCCCTGGCCATGCTCAATGATGCGGTCAAAAAGGGCGGAGCCTTTGCCAGCTCTTATGTCGGAGGCCTGAGTGGAGCATTTATTCCTGTAAGCGAAGACCTGAACATTGCTCAGGCAGCTGCCAGGGGCATTCTGAGCCTGAGTAAACTGGAAGCCATGACTTCAGTCTGTTCGGTGGGGCTGGACATGGTCGCCCTGCCAGGAGATACCTCCCCGGAAACCATCGCCGGAATAATTGCCGATGAAATGGCCATTGGCGTGATCAACAGAAAAACCACTGCTGCCCGGCTTATTCCAGTCCCGGGCAAAAAGGCCGGAGAAACAGCAAGATTCGGTGGTCTTCTTGGTGAAGCCACCATTATCAGCCCTGGACCCGGTCATTCTGACAACACCTTTGTTACCAAGGGGGGGCTCATCCCTGCTCCTCTGCAGAGTCTGAACAACTAG
- a CDS encoding ComEA family DNA-binding protein: MKRSFFITAIILLSLLFAPVAGLSSTQININTADAEQLTSLPGIGPALAERIIDYRQEFPFTKTEDIMQVPGIGEVRYNEIKDLISIE; the protein is encoded by the coding sequence ATGAAACGCAGCTTTTTTATCACTGCCATTATTTTACTTTCCCTTTTATTTGCCCCTGTTGCCGGCCTCAGCAGCACCCAGATCAATATAAATACCGCAGATGCTGAACAGCTGACATCCCTTCCCGGCATCGGTCCGGCCCTGGCTGAAAGGATCATAGACTACCGCCAGGAGTTTCCTTTCACCAAAACAGAGGACATCATGCAGGTTCCAGGTATTGGAGAAGTCCGGTATAACGAAATCAAGGATTTGATCAGCATTGAATGA
- a CDS encoding Fur family transcriptional regulator, translated as MRLTKQRKIILEKLKQTKSHPTAIEIYDRVRMDMPAISLGTVYRNLDILCRQGHIKKIDTCGDQKRFDGTPEDHLHVICSGCGRVRDIEAGLTIDPEQLTEIDSEFTITGIRLEILGLCPECQKLQSEELS; from the coding sequence ATGAGGCTTACCAAGCAAAGAAAAATAATCCTGGAAAAACTGAAGCAGACCAAATCACATCCTACGGCCATAGAGATATATGACCGGGTCCGGATGGACATGCCTGCCATCAGTCTGGGTACTGTCTATCGCAACCTTGATATCCTCTGCAGACAGGGGCATATTAAAAAAATAGACACCTGCGGAGACCAGAAAAGATTTGACGGTACGCCTGAAGATCATCTGCATGTCATCTGCTCAGGTTGCGGCCGGGTTCGGGACATCGAGGCTGGCCTGACCATTGATCCTGAGCAGCTTACTGAAATAGATTCCGAGTTTACCATTACAGGAATCAGGCTGGAAATCCTGGGGCTCTGCCCTGAATGCCAAAAACTCCAGTCTGAAGAACTGTCGTGA
- a CDS encoding FprA family A-type flavoprotein — MAVVEIKKNVYWVGAVDWNIKNFHGYSLARRGTTYNAFLVLDDKVTLFDTVPEKFRLDLYHQIHKLIKPSDIDYLVVNHVELDHSGALPFMVEKCSPEKIFCSPMGEKSLLSHFHRPDWPVQVVKDGDSISLGQTNVQFMEARMLHWPDTMFSYIPEHKLLISSDAFGQNIATTRLFDDQNDLSLLLSEARHYYTNIILPFSGFVQKALARVRESGLEIDMIAPDHGIVWRSHVPEILKAYDDFSSQRIREKAVLVFDTMWHSSEKMLKALGDALVEEGLEINFMSLKKFHHSDVMGEFSDAAALICASPTHNNGMLPLMANFLTYMKGLKPKGRIGAALGSFGWSGEAPKAMADILETAGFDVPVPPLKVQNVPTHEDLARCREMGKTLARSIKEKVAGQKH, encoded by the coding sequence ATGGCAGTAGTTGAAATTAAAAAGAATGTATACTGGGTGGGGGCCGTGGACTGGAATATCAAAAATTTCCACGGCTATTCTCTGGCCAGAAGGGGAACCACCTATAACGCCTTTCTGGTCCTGGACGACAAAGTAACCCTCTTTGACACGGTTCCGGAAAAATTCAGGCTGGACCTCTATCACCAGATTCACAAGCTGATCAAACCGTCTGATATTGACTATCTTGTGGTCAACCATGTGGAGCTGGACCATTCCGGAGCCCTTCCCTTTATGGTGGAGAAGTGCTCTCCTGAAAAGATATTCTGCTCTCCCATGGGAGAAAAGTCCCTGCTCAGCCACTTTCACAGGCCGGACTGGCCTGTTCAGGTGGTCAAGGACGGTGACTCCATCTCTCTGGGCCAGACAAATGTCCAGTTCATGGAAGCCAGAATGCTTCACTGGCCAGATACCATGTTCTCCTATATTCCGGAGCACAAGCTCCTTATTTCCAGCGACGCCTTTGGCCAGAACATAGCCACAACCCGTTTGTTTGACGACCAGAATGACCTCAGCCTGCTCCTGTCCGAGGCCAGACATTACTATACAAATATTATTCTTCCCTTTTCCGGCTTTGTGCAGAAAGCCCTGGCCAGGGTCAGGGAATCAGGCCTGGAAATTGACATGATCGCACCGGATCACGGAATTGTCTGGCGGTCTCATGTTCCTGAAATTCTAAAGGCTTATGATGACTTTTCCAGTCAGAGAATCAGGGAAAAAGCGGTCCTGGTCTTTGATACCATGTGGCACAGTTCGGAAAAGATGCTCAAGGCCCTGGGAGATGCCCTGGTTGAGGAAGGCCTGGAAATCAATTTCATGTCCCTGAAAAAATTCCACCACAGTGACGTGATGGGTGAATTCTCAGACGCTGCAGCCCTTATATGCGCCTCTCCCACCCATAATAACGGCATGCTTCCATTGATGGCTAATTTTTTGACCTACATGAAGGGGCTCAAGCCCAAAGGCCGGATCGGGGCTGCCCTGGGGTCCTTTGGATGGAGCGGCGAAGCACCCAAAGCCATGGCGGACATACTGGAAACAGCCGGCTTTGATGTCCCGGTTCCTCCTCTGAAGGTCCAGAACGTTCCTACTCATGAGGATCTGGCCAGGTGCAGAGAGATGGGTAAAACTCTGGCCAGAAGCATCAAAGAGAAAGTCGCTGGACAGAAGCACTGA
- a CDS encoding desulfoferrodoxin — MTGLLEVYKCDACGNIVEVLHTGDGELVCCGQPMKRFTENTVDAAKEKHVPVIEKTADGYRVLVGSVAHPMEEKHYIEWIEIIADGRTYREFLKPGQKPEADFCIKADQITVREFCNIHGLWKAEN; from the coding sequence ATGACTGGATTGCTTGAAGTCTACAAATGTGATGCATGCGGAAATATTGTGGAGGTCCTGCACACCGGAGATGGTGAACTGGTCTGCTGCGGCCAGCCCATGAAGCGTTTTACTGAAAACACAGTTGATGCGGCAAAGGAAAAACATGTCCCGGTTATTGAAAAAACCGCTGACGGTTACAGGGTCCTGGTTGGCAGTGTTGCTCATCCCATGGAAGAAAAGCACTATATTGAATGGATTGAAATCATCGCTGATGGCCGGACCTACCGTGAATTTCTCAAACCCGGTCAAAAGCCTGAAGCTGATTTCTGCATTAAAGCAGACCAAATCACTGTAAGAGAATTCTGCAATATTCACGGCCTGTGGAAGGCTGAAAACTGA
- a CDS encoding glycine cleavage system protein R, whose product MNKFVLSVLGCDRPGIVAEVSEILTVHECNIEDLTQTVLQSEFAAIFIFTLGHGRTSGELQASLQSRLEPQGLNVRLKKMQAGCPAIQNSDPFVAVAIGPDRTGQISALSGVMRDFGCNITTIRAINRSDLYPDKIVIIIEMDVPATAAVSDLRQRLEEASSSLGLACSLQHKDIFESIHRI is encoded by the coding sequence ATGAACAAATTCGTCCTGTCAGTGCTGGGCTGTGATCGACCGGGGATAGTCGCAGAGGTCAGCGAAATCCTCACCGTCCATGAGTGCAACATCGAAGATCTGACCCAGACCGTTCTGCAGAGCGAGTTTGCAGCCATATTCATTTTCACCCTGGGCCATGGACGGACATCCGGAGAACTCCAGGCCAGTCTCCAATCCAGGCTGGAACCCCAGGGTCTTAATGTCCGTCTGAAAAAAATGCAGGCCGGATGTCCGGCAATCCAGAATTCCGACCCCTTTGTCGCCGTGGCCATAGGTCCGGACAGAACCGGGCAGATATCCGCCCTTTCCGGTGTCATGCGCGATTTCGGCTGCAACATAACCACCATCAGGGCCATCAACCGGAGTGATCTTTACCCGGACAAGATTGTTATCATCATAGAAATGGATGTCCCGGCCACTGCAGCTGTATCTGACCTGCGCCAGCGTCTGGAGGAAGCTTCATCCAGCCTTGGCCTGGCCTGCAGCCTGCAGCACAAGGATATTTTCGAATCCATTCACCGGATCTAG
- the rbr gene encoding rubrerythrin → MKSVKGTKTEKNILTAFAGESQARNRYTYFAKQARKDGYVQLANIFEETANQEKEHAKRLFKFLEGGEVEIQAAFPAGKIGTTMENLHEAANGERYEHETMYPEFAKVAMEEGFPQVAAAMEAIAVAEQLHERRYRSFIANIEKDRVFKKDEEVVWKCQNCGFTHKGKEALDECPSCAHPKAHFEVLCESWQ, encoded by the coding sequence ATGAAATCTGTTAAAGGTACCAAGACCGAGAAAAACATCCTGACTGCTTTTGCCGGCGAATCCCAGGCCCGCAACCGGTACACCTACTTTGCCAAGCAGGCCCGGAAAGATGGTTATGTCCAGCTTGCCAATATCTTTGAGGAAACTGCCAATCAGGAAAAAGAGCATGCCAAAAGGCTCTTCAAGTTCCTGGAGGGTGGCGAGGTGGAAATCCAGGCTGCCTTTCCAGCTGGGAAAATAGGGACCACCATGGAAAATCTGCATGAAGCAGCCAACGGTGAGCGGTATGAACATGAAACCATGTATCCTGAGTTCGCCAAAGTCGCTATGGAAGAAGGCTTTCCCCAGGTTGCCGCAGCCATGGAGGCCATAGCTGTTGCTGAACAGCTCCACGAAAGAAGATACAGAAGCTTTATCGCCAATATTGAAAAGGACAGGGTCTTCAAAAAGGACGAGGAAGTTGTCTGGAAGTGCCAGAACTGCGGATTCACCCACAAAGGCAAGGAAGCCTTGGATGAATGCCCCTCCTGCGCTCATCCCAAAGCCCACTTTGAAGTCCTGTGTGAAAGCTGGCAATAA
- the hysD gene encoding NiFeSe hydrogenase maturation protease, producing the protein MKTLLVMGIGNILLKDEGVGVFCVQALEKEDWPENVAFVDGGTFTQDLFYLFENYDHLLVLDAVRGGREPGTIYRLEEKDLQENSSQQVSLHDIDLLDSLKMAELLGKKPVLTVLGIEPEKIAWEMGLTQSLENAFPDYLELARKEITRILETF; encoded by the coding sequence ATGAAAACCTTGCTGGTAATGGGAATCGGAAATATCCTGCTCAAGGATGAAGGAGTCGGAGTTTTTTGCGTCCAGGCCCTGGAAAAGGAAGACTGGCCGGAAAACGTTGCTTTTGTGGACGGAGGAACTTTCACTCAGGATCTCTTCTATCTGTTTGAAAACTACGACCACCTCCTGGTGCTTGACGCTGTCCGCGGCGGCCGGGAACCCGGCACCATTTATCGTCTGGAAGAAAAAGACCTGCAGGAAAACAGTTCACAGCAGGTATCTCTTCATGATATTGATCTCCTTGACTCCCTGAAAATGGCTGAGCTGCTTGGGAAAAAACCTGTGTTGACTGTCCTGGGAATTGAACCGGAGAAAATTGCCTGGGAAATGGGTCTGACCCAGTCCCTGGAAAATGCCTTTCCAGACTACCTGGAACTGGCCAGAAAGGAGATCACCAGGATTCTGGAAACCTTCTAA
- a CDS encoding metallophosphoesterase produces MLFFLAFFTIYLAMHVFVWSRFCVQLKPGSRVAATGYAVCVLLALSPVLAHLIPVSWPKILVYSFWQFTFTWLGVIFYLFFLQLSVFLLKTVLRPFIGSSWPRAASFTGMSIVILALAIVGYGFYEASKPVQVVKHQFESEKITRDIRLVFLSDLHLGVQKSSRRLGELIQLLEHQDADLIIFGGDLVNDHLEWLEDEALQLKGLTAPLGKFGVLGNHEFYPGLDKSLALFRQSEIAVLDDRKKDLESINLTLIGVTDPTPYPSPREHQEETTRKLLKDIRPDRFNLLISHRPWGVEHAARAGVDLHLAGHTHNGQIFPFRYFVRLQFDHVYGLYQNSGTRLIVTSGAGSWGPPIRVLAPAEIVVVDILARNQAGYR; encoded by the coding sequence ATGCTTTTTTTTCTAGCCTTTTTTACCATCTACCTGGCCATGCACGTCTTTGTATGGTCCAGGTTCTGCGTTCAGCTGAAACCTGGCTCCAGGGTGGCAGCAACCGGGTATGCCGTCTGTGTGCTGCTTGCCCTGAGCCCTGTTCTGGCTCACCTGATCCCTGTTTCATGGCCCAAGATCCTGGTGTATTCCTTCTGGCAGTTCACCTTTACCTGGCTGGGAGTGATCTTTTATCTTTTTTTTCTCCAGCTGAGCGTATTTCTGCTGAAGACAGTTCTTCGGCCATTCATAGGCTCATCCTGGCCCAGAGCGGCATCATTTACCGGCATGTCCATCGTCATCCTTGCCCTGGCCATTGTCGGCTACGGATTTTATGAGGCTTCAAAACCGGTCCAGGTGGTCAAGCACCAGTTTGAATCAGAAAAAATAACCAGGGACATCAGGCTGGTCTTTTTGTCTGATCTTCATCTCGGAGTTCAGAAGTCCTCCAGACGCCTGGGAGAGCTGATTCAGCTCCTGGAGCACCAGGATGCCGATCTGATAATCTTTGGAGGAGACCTGGTCAATGACCACCTGGAGTGGCTGGAGGACGAAGCTCTGCAGCTCAAGGGCCTGACTGCGCCTCTGGGCAAATTCGGAGTGCTGGGCAATCACGAGTTTTATCCCGGCCTGGATAAGTCCCTGGCCCTGTTCAGGCAGTCGGAGATAGCAGTCCTGGATGACCGGAAAAAAGATCTGGAATCAATCAACCTGACCCTTATCGGAGTGACTGATCCTACTCCCTATCCAAGTCCCAGGGAGCATCAGGAGGAAACAACCCGGAAGCTGCTGAAGGATATCCGGCCGGACAGGTTCAACCTGCTGATAAGCCACCGGCCCTGGGGGGTTGAACACGCAGCCCGGGCCGGAGTAGATCTGCATCTGGCCGGACATACCCATAATGGACAGATATTTCCTTTCAGATATTTTGTCAGGCTGCAGTTTGACCATGTTTACGGGTTATATCAAAATTCCGGGACAAGGCTTATTGTGACCAGCGGGGCCGGAAGCTGGGGGCCTCCCATAAGGGTTCTGGCCCCGGCGGAAATTGTGGTGGTGGATATCCTGGCTAGGAACCAGGCAGGGTACAGATGA
- a CDS encoding rubredoxin, whose protein sequence is MKKYECAVCGYVYNPVLAERSGVKKNTLFDELSEDWCCPQCGTKKKYFVEKAEPKDNQ, encoded by the coding sequence ATGAAAAAATATGAATGCGCAGTGTGCGGGTATGTGTACAACCCTGTTCTGGCCGAAAGGTCCGGGGTTAAGAAAAACACCCTTTTTGACGAACTGTCTGAAGACTGGTGCTGCCCCCAGTGTGGCACCAAAAAGAAATATTTTGTTGAAAAAGCAGAACCAAAGGACAACCAGTAA
- a CDS encoding histone deacetylase family protein, whose translation MFRIRRIYDDSLGRDREVIDQARQILKEQFPQMAAKDIALLPSQLRDPLKHRFRSILFAGEDQSWNLRGFALLMHATDLDFCYLDYISAAGNRTGSGIGGALYQRVRDEAKSLGVRGLFFECLPDEPDLCQDKDILAQNRARLRFYERFGARPVSGTAYETPLKPTDDCPPFLVFDHLDQDSPLSRKEARVMVRAILERRYSHKCPPGYIDMVVDSFQDDPVRLRDFKYVKKSREKPARPMYPDKVIALCVNDRHDIHHIHERGYVEAPVRISAILNQLDRTGLFERVRISRFSEKHILEVHDQKLANYLKRVCAGLKPGKSVYPYVFPVRNAARPPRDLPVRAGYFCIDTFTPINSNAYLAARRAVDATLTAAACLLKGYRLSYSLVRPPGHHAERKVFGGFCYFNSAAVAANYLSKLGKVAVIDLDYHHGNGTQDIFYSRPDVLTISMHGHPRFAYPYFSGYSKEKGEGPGAGFNVNYPLPESLDGKKFRLVLEKALKKINRFKPLFLVVCLGLDPAKGDPTGTWSLKAEDFALNGRMIASTGLPVLVVQEGGYRVRSLGVNAAAFFQGLTGSLPQPAGTKDKVSASRGLDVPGRLP comes from the coding sequence ATGTTTCGGATTCGCAGGATATACGATGACTCCCTGGGCAGGGACCGGGAAGTGATTGATCAGGCCAGACAGATCCTCAAAGAACAGTTTCCCCAGATGGCTGCAAAGGATATCGCTCTGCTGCCGTCCCAGCTCAGGGACCCTCTTAAACATCGGTTCAGGAGCATTTTGTTTGCTGGAGAAGATCAGTCCTGGAATTTAAGAGGCTTTGCCCTGCTCATGCACGCAACTGACCTTGATTTCTGTTACCTGGACTATATATCTGCAGCCGGAAACAGGACCGGATCAGGTATTGGAGGGGCTCTTTACCAGCGGGTCAGGGACGAGGCCAAATCCCTTGGGGTCAGAGGGCTTTTTTTTGAGTGTCTGCCAGATGAACCGGACCTTTGCCAGGACAAGGACATCCTGGCCCAGAACCGGGCCAGACTGAGATTTTACGAACGCTTTGGGGCCAGACCGGTGTCAGGAACCGCCTATGAAACCCCGCTCAAGCCAACGGATGACTGCCCGCCGTTTCTGGTCTTTGACCATCTGGATCAGGACAGCCCCCTGAGCCGGAAAGAGGCCAGGGTCATGGTCAGGGCTATCCTGGAACGCAGGTACAGCCACAAGTGCCCGCCCGGATATATTGACATGGTGGTGGACTCCTTCCAGGATGATCCAGTCAGGCTGAGGGATTTCAAATACGTGAAGAAGAGCCGTGAAAAACCGGCCAGGCCCATGTATCCGGACAAGGTGATAGCCCTGTGTGTCAATGACCGGCATGATATTCACCATATCCATGAAAGGGGATATGTGGAAGCACCGGTCAGAATCTCAGCTATCCTGAATCAGCTGGACAGGACCGGGCTGTTTGAACGGGTCAGGATTTCCCGTTTTTCTGAAAAGCATATCCTGGAGGTCCACGACCAGAAACTGGCGAATTATCTGAAAAGGGTCTGTGCCGGACTTAAACCTGGTAAATCGGTTTATCCGTACGTCTTTCCGGTCCGCAATGCAGCAAGGCCTCCCAGGGACCTCCCGGTCAGGGCGGGATATTTCTGCATAGACACCTTCACCCCCATCAACAGCAATGCCTACCTTGCCGCCAGGAGAGCTGTGGATGCCACTCTGACTGCTGCAGCATGTCTGCTCAAGGGATACCGGCTCAGTTACTCTCTGGTCAGGCCGCCGGGACACCATGCCGAGAGGAAAGTCTTTGGGGGGTTCTGCTACTTCAATTCAGCTGCAGTTGCTGCCAACTACCTGAGTAAACTAGGAAAAGTGGCAGTCATCGATCTGGATTATCACCACGGCAACGGGACCCAGGATATATTTTACAGTCGGCCAGATGTGCTGACCATATCCATGCATGGCCATCCAAGGTTTGCCTATCCCTATTTCAGTGGTTATTCCAAGGAAAAAGGAGAGGGTCCAGGAGCCGGGTTTAATGTGAACTATCCTTTGCCTGAAAGTCTGGATGGGAAAAAATTCAGGCTGGTCCTGGAAAAAGCCCTGAAAAAGATCAACCGGTTCAAACCCCTTTTCCTGGTGGTTTGCCTTGGGCTTGATCCGGCCAAGGGAGATCCTACTGGAACCTGGTCCCTGAAGGCTGAAGATTTTGCTCTTAACGGACGGATGATAGCCTCCACCGGCCTTCCTGTCCTGGTGGTCCAGGAAGGAGGATACAGGGTCCGTTCCCTGGGCGTAAATGCAGCTGCTTTTTTCCAGGGCTTGACCGGGAGTCTGCCGCAGCCAGCGGGCACTAAGGATAAAGTTTCTGCATCCAGGGGTCTTGATGTACCTGGCAGGCTTCCCTAG
- a CDS encoding DVU0298 family protein, whose product MKKLKSEILAILAREDITQGLTRLDRFNPRSVLSPVFSALLNPDRQTRWHAVTAMGHVVARIADQDMEQARMVMRRLMWSLNDESGGIGWGAAQCMGEIMAVQQDLAQEYHPILFSYLVERSDGADNYLELLSLRRGAFWGLARFAQGMPGLAAKGLGNALTALEKHDDLFTLVCLCLFFDLTGNPSGLLQEKLRSVQAESLTFYWDRKLLKTRAEVICTLPGS is encoded by the coding sequence ATGAAAAAGCTGAAAAGTGAAATCCTGGCCATCCTGGCCCGGGAAGACATCACCCAGGGCCTGACCAGACTGGACCGGTTCAATCCCAGGTCAGTCCTTTCACCTGTATTTTCCGCCCTCTTAAATCCGGACCGGCAGACCAGGTGGCACGCCGTAACTGCCATGGGACACGTGGTGGCCAGGATAGCTGACCAGGACATGGAACAGGCCAGGATGGTCATGCGCCGGCTCATGTGGTCTCTGAATGATGAATCCGGGGGAATCGGCTGGGGCGCGGCCCAGTGCATGGGAGAAATAATGGCTGTCCAGCAGGATCTGGCTCAGGAATACCATCCCATACTTTTTTCCTATCTGGTGGAACGATCAGACGGAGCAGACAACTATCTGGAACTCCTGTCCCTGCGTAGGGGGGCTTTCTGGGGTCTGGCCAGATTTGCCCAGGGAATGCCCGGTCTTGCGGCCAAAGGGCTGGGAAACGCCTTAACCGCCCTGGAAAAGCATGATGATCTGTTTACCCTGGTCTGTTTGTGTCTCTTTTTTGACCTGACTGGAAATCCATCCGGGCTTCTGCAGGAAAAATTGAGATCCGTACAGGCCGAATCCCTGACTTTCTACTGGGACAGAAAACTGCTCAAGACCAGGGCTGAAGTCATCTGTACCCTGCCTGGTTCCTAG
- a CDS encoding rubredoxin encodes MAAPEEMWQCQMVNCGCIYNPDKGDRKGKVGKGTSFNDLPENWKCPVCGGGKKCFRPLAGPGSALNEK; translated from the coding sequence ATGGCCGCTCCAGAAGAAATGTGGCAGTGTCAGATGGTCAACTGCGGCTGTATTTACAATCCAGACAAAGGTGACCGTAAAGGCAAAGTTGGCAAAGGAACAAGCTTCAACGACCTGCCTGAAAACTGGAAATGCCCGGTCTGCGGTGGGGGAAAAAAATGCTTCCGACCCCTGGCCGGACCCGGATCAGCATTGAATGAAAAATGA